Within Acidobacteriota bacterium, the genomic segment GGCCACATCATCCACGCGCAGGCGACCTATCAATACGAAGGGGATCTTCTGGTTTCCATCTCCTTTTCCGGCGGCAATGACGGGTTCAACTTCGAAGGGCTACCGAAAACCACCTGGACCGCAAGCCTCATCTTCAGGCGCGACGACAAGGGAAGAATAACGAGCGAAGTGTTCGACGTGGACAAATACGAAAAGGTCGTCACACAGAAGCCGGAGCGACAGATCGACATGGTGTTCGATCGGAGCTATCCCGGATGGCGACGGAACCGACCGATCGATCTCCGCTCACGCGGCGACTACTGCGGAATCATCGGCTCGAAACTCATCGGCAACCTGATCGATCTTCGGCCGTTCTACTCGGTGTCTCCTTCGATTGCCACCCAGCTCGGCTTCGGTGTGACCCGGATCGAAACGAGCTACACCTACCCCTCCAGCTTCGAGCTCCCGTAAAGAGGATCTTCGGCCGCGGCCCCGCCTTCGCTCCGCGCGCCCTCACCCTGCGCTCCAGGCTCAATCCCCGCCGCTCGTACCTCGCCGGCGCACGGCGCGCCGCCGCTTCGGCTCGGCTGCCGGTGCCTCCCAACCCAGCTCGATCACTTCGAAATCGGACGCGGTGAGCGACCGGAACGCCGGGTTGAGCAGATCGTTGTTCCATCGCGTGTCGTAGGTTCCGGTCACGAAGAGATCCGATCCATTGTCCGCAACGATGAGCCCGTAGGTCTTCATCGCCTGAAAGATCTTCCGCAGCGGCTCCGGATAGCCGGTGATATCGACGCCGGCCTTCAACCGAAGCCGGGCGCCCATCGGCAGCGCGCCTGAAGTCGAGCCGGCGGTGTGGGATGCCGGAAAGACGTGGCCGTTGGTCTGGCGGACGGTGACGCGAAAGGCGTGACGGAGCTCGTCCGGCCCGTAGACTTCGTCGTAGCGCACGAGACCGGGGAGGATCGCGAGTCCTGCAGCGTCGGCACTCGTCCACCCCTCGGGGCGCCGCGCGTTGCTGTCGAGCGGAAAGATCGCGCCCGAACCGGCGCTCCACCGCTGTGTCCCCCCATCCCAGTCGACGTCGAAGAGCTCGAAGAGAATCCGGTTGTCGCGATCGACGATCAGCATGTGCCGGTCGCCCCCGGCGGCGGGGTCGTTGCCGGGCCGGCCTCCCTCGATCCAACGCGTTCCCGTTCGGGCCTCCTCCGGAATGGGATAGCCGGAAGGCCGGCCCGGCGCCGCGAAGTCGCTTTCGCCGGCGTAGAAGAAGGTCACCTGTTCGAGCGGCTCGTCCCCGCCGACGACGATGTACGGGATCCCGTAGATCAGCGGATCGCTCTCGCCGGAGTCGCCGCCGAAGTCGGGGTGCATGCCGCGGTCGGGGCCGATGAACGCGATGAAGCTCGCGCTCGCCGGGTCCACCGGCGCATCCGAGATGTCGACGTTCCACCAGTTGTCGGACGGAAAGAGCGGCAGCGGTCCGGGCAGCTCTCCGTTACGGACCGGCTGCGCCGAGGCGGTTCCCGCGAGAATCGCGATGATCAATGTGAATAGACGCACCGGAAGAGAATACAGCGCTTCGTGCGAAACTCCTGCTCGCCGCACTCCAGGGTCGAGGCGGCCGCGGTTCCGGCCCCTTTGCGCCTCATTCCTGCCCATCTGATCGAAAACCTCTCGATCGACCGAAGCGACTTCGAGCGGATGGCGGTCTTCAGCCGATATAGTGGGTGGAGCGCCGCGGATCGCACATTCTGTAGCAAACCTGTAATCTCCTGTCCGATTTGAACAAGGCGGTCGCCGCCCTGAGGCAGGCGAATTGCAGCGAGCGGCCTGTTACACTGGAGAACGAGACGATGAGTAAGAAGGCGACCAAAACAACAGGAAAAGCCTCGAGCTCGCGCTCCGCGATGGCGGGTCGCTTCGTGGTTCAGAAAAAATCCTCCGGCGTCTTCATCAACGGGAACAAAGTCCTTGTTCCCGCTGGAAAGAGCTCAGTAAGCCGGAAGAAGATTGGTCAGGCCGTCGAGAAAGTCGTTTCCCGAAGGAAGTCGGCCTGAGGGCCGGAGTGGCTGGCTCGAAAACCGCCCACTACTCCCGTAACGTTTTCATCAACTGCCCTTTCGACGACGAGTACGTCCCGATCTTCGAGTCGATCGTCTTCACGGTGATGGCCTGTGGATTTCGTCCTCTCTCGGCCAGGCAGCGCCTTGACTCCGCCGAGGTGAGGATCGACAAGATCGTTTCCCTGATCGGCAATGCTCGTTACTCGATCCATGATCTCTCACGGACGGAGATCGATGCGACCACCAGCCTGCCGCGATTCAACATGCCGCTGGAGCTCGGGGTCGACATCGGATGTCGCCGGTTCAGCAAAAGGCATGGAGACAAGACAGCTCTCATCCTTATTGGTCGGCCCTTCCAGCACCAGAAGTTCATCTCTGACATCGCTGGTCAGGATCCTGTCGCACACCGAGATGATCCGCTGATGGCTATCCGTAAGGTACGGGACTGGCTCAGAGCAGAGTCGGCTCAAGGGAGCATGCCGGGCCCGAAGATGATCGAACGAAAATACGAGAAGTTTCGGCTCGATCTGCCTGCCATCTGTGATGAGCTCGGGCTCGAGGTGGCGGACATGACGTTCGTCGATCTCACGTTCACAATCGAGCGATGGTTCGAAGAGATCGGCACCTGATCGACGCCCGTCAAACTCCTCGACAATCTCCGATCAACATAGACATCCACTCCATCCCCGCGGCTTGCATCCCCCGGGGGAAATTGTTCGTCCATGTGGGGATACCGAAGACCTTCGGTCCGAGCCCGGCTATCGCGTGCGCCCACTCATACGATCGACTTGCCGTATCCGTCAAAGTGCTCGGTCCTTCGCGCGCTCGTGGAAGCACGCTTGACTAAGACTGTGACGAACCGCGGATCACCTGAACGGCTGCCGGATCCTCAGGGCTTCATAATTCAGGGAAACCTACGTTCTCTCCCGCCCCTCATTCCGCTGCAGAGACGTCGCTGAAGGAATTCAGCACGGCCTCGAAGTCGGCTACGTGCTCATCGAATCGCGACGGCAGGCTCCAGAGAAGCACCTGGTGAAAATGATCCCCGGAGTCGATCGAGACGTGCCAGTACTTTACTCGGATCCGGTCGATCGTTCCGTTCAGCACGTACCGAAGCGCCGGCTCGCCGTTCACGGTCATCCTCTCGGGTCCCTCCTCGGAACCGTTCTCGAGCGACTCCATCATCAGCTCGCGCGTCATGTCGCTGTACTCGGCGAGCGTCAGGTCCTCGGCGAAATCGCCCTTCGGCTCGCTCAGAACCATGCCGTACGCCTCGGTGCGCGGATTTCCCATTTCGAGATCAGCTTCCTCGTTGAGTCCGGGAATCAGCCTCCAGTCCGCGGGCTTCGTCACCGAGAATCGGCCATCGAGAAACTCGACGGTCTCAGAGGTTGCTTCCGTCGTACAGGAACCGAGGGCGAGCAGGAGAACCGGGACAGCGAGGCGAAGTGTCGAGTAATCCATGATGATCAAAATAGCGCTCCCCGAGAATGGCTACAAGCGAGAATTTTGATGTACGGAAGCTCGCCCCCGGGAACCCTCCCCCGACGAGAAAGCACGCGGCATCGGTGGGGACCTGGTCCGGTGTGACCATGAAATGTCGTTTTTTCCATATTAAATGGGTGGTTTTGCCGATAGATTGTCAAGCGCGCCTCGTGTTCTCTATGATCGAGCGGAGCTTGGCCGCCGCGGAAGGGCCCGCCCAGTTCGACGGCGCGCGCCAGCGCCAGTTGCCCTCGACCGTTCCCGGGGTGTTCAGCCGCGCCGAGGAACCGAGGCTCAGGACGTCCTGTATCGGGAAGATTGCGAGCCCCGCGCGGGAGCGGCACACCGCTTCGATCGCGCGCCACGACACCTCGACAGGATCGCGCGTACCGAGATACGACGTCGCGTGCTCCCGCTGGTCGGACGGCGCCGATTCGAACCAGCCGCGCGTCGTGTCGTTGTCGTGCGTCGCCGTGTACCCGATGACGTCCGCCGCATACATGTGCGGCAGATGTTCGTTGTCGGGTTCGCCGAAGCCGAACTGGATGACCTTCATTCCGGGGATTCCGAGCCTGCGGCGAAGCGCGTGGACGTCGGGCGTGATCAGGCCGAGATCCTCTGCGACGAGCGGCACGCGTCCGAGCTTCGCGAAGATAGCGTCGAAGAGCGCCATTCCGGGGCCATCCCGCCAGCGGCCGTTGACCGCGGTCGGTTCCGACGCCTGGATTTCCCAGTAGCCGGCGAACGCGCGAAAGTGATCGAGCCGGAGCACATCGACCATTCGGAGGTTCGCCGCGATCCGCTCGGCCCACCACCGGTATCCGCTCCGGTGATGCGCCGGCCAGTCGTAGAGGGGATTTCCCCAGCGCTGACCGTGCTTCGCGAAGTAGTCAGGGGGCACTCCCGAGACGACGACCGGGCGCCGCTCCGCGTTCAGCTGGAAGAGCTCGGGGTGCGCCCAGACGTCAGCGCTGTCGAGCGAGACATAGATCGGAGCGTCGCCGAGAATTCTGATCCCGCGGGCCGACGCCGCGTCTCTCACGCGCGACCACTGCCTGAAGAAGAGAAACTGTCCCCACCGATGCACCGCGCGTTCGTCAGCGAGCTCCGAGGAGAGCTTCTCGAGCGCATTCGTATCCCGCATCCGGATCGGGCGCTCCCACTCCTGCCAGGTCGCGTCGCCGAAGTGGTCCTTGAGTGCGCGGAAGAGAGTCCAGTCCTCGAGCCATGGGCGCTGCTCATCATCGCGCGACCACCGGGCCGCCTCCGCGACGAGCGTCGATTTGTCGCGGTTCGCTCGTCGCCACGATTCGGCGAGCATCGCCATGCGCTCCTCGCGCACCGCCGGGTAGTCGACTCTGCTGACCTCGACGGTCCGCCCGCGCCACTCGTCGCCAGCGAGCCCTTCTGCAACCAGCAGCGCCGGTGAGATCAGCAGTGGGTTTCCAGCGAACGCCGACCGCGCATCGTATGGCGATCCGCCGTCGCCCACCGGCCCGAGCGGCAGGATCTGCCAGTACCGAACGCCGGTCTCGCGGAGCCAGTCGAGCATCCGATCGACCCGCGGTCCCAGATCGCCGATCCCATACTCCGAAGGAAGAGAGGAGAGATGGAAAAGAAGACCGGCAGCCCGACGAGGCACGCTCACGCTTCGCTGAGATAACGACGGACGATTGCAGCGATGTTGGTCGGGTCGAATGGTTTCCGGATGATCGCGGTGACGACCGACTCGTCGAGTCGGGTATTTTCGTTTGCGACGGCGCTCAGAACGATCACCTTCGGCCGAGTGTCCGCATCAGTTTCGCGAAGGTGATCGATCACTGTCTGGCCGCTTCCACCCGGCATCCGAAGGTCGAGGAAGACGAGGTCGTACTCGTGCTCACTCAACCGGGCATTCGCGTCCATCCCGTTGACGGCGACCTCGACTTCCGCCTCCGGCTCAATGACCGTGCGAAGAAGATTCGTGATCATCTCGTCGTCATCGACGATCAGCACACGTCCTCTGGTTTGATCCGTCATTGTCCTGGCCTCCATACGGTTCAGCGGTCGAGAATTCTGAGCAGGGCCTTCAGTTCGTTTCGCGTTTCCCTGAGCAACTTGCTCGCCTCGTCGGACGGTGGTGCCGGCTCTGCTTCCTCGAGAAGTTTTCCACCCCGGACCTCGGCGGCGAGCTTCTTCTTGGCCCCGGGAATGGTGAAGCCCTCGCCGTAGAGGAGTTCCTTGATTCGAAGGATGATCGCGACCTCGTCCTGCGAGTAGAGCCGCTGGCCGCCGCCGGTTTTCTTCGGAGCGAGCTGCTCGAACTCCGATTCCCAGTGCCTCAGCACGTACGGCTGAACATCCGCAATCCTGCAGACCTCGCCGATCTTTACCCCTTTGGGTTCCCTGGCCACGCCGCGATTATAGATTCGACCAGCGGGTCGAGTCAGGCGATCCCGCTAGAGAAACGATGGTGTGTAGAGAACCGAGTTGAGGAACAGCGGCAGCGTTCCCTTCCAGAAGCCTCTGAAGTAGGGCTCGTCCGCGAACGTGATCATGCGGCCGCGGCCCACGCGTTCGGCGACCATCCAGGCGGCGCCGCGCACCTTCTCGCGCGATTCGTCGAACACGACACCCGCGACGACCGGATCCTCCTCGGCGATCGTCACGA encodes:
- the malQ gene encoding 4-alpha-glucanotransferase, with the translated sequence MPRRAAGLLFHLSSLPSEYGIGDLGPRVDRMLDWLRETGVRYWQILPLGPVGDGGSPYDARSAFAGNPLLISPALLVAEGLAGDEWRGRTVEVSRVDYPAVREERMAMLAESWRRANRDKSTLVAEAARWSRDDEQRPWLEDWTLFRALKDHFGDATWQEWERPIRMRDTNALEKLSSELADERAVHRWGQFLFFRQWSRVRDAASARGIRILGDAPIYVSLDSADVWAHPELFQLNAERRPVVVSGVPPDYFAKHGQRWGNPLYDWPAHHRSGYRWWAERIAANLRMVDVLRLDHFRAFAGYWEIQASEPTAVNGRWRDGPGMALFDAIFAKLGRVPLVAEDLGLITPDVHALRRRLGIPGMKVIQFGFGEPDNEHLPHMYAADVIGYTATHDNDTTRGWFESAPSDQREHATSYLGTRDPVEVSWRAIEAVCRSRAGLAIFPIQDVLSLGSSARLNTPGTVEGNWRWRAPSNWAGPSAAAKLRSIIENTRRA
- a CDS encoding response regulator, with the protein product MTDQTRGRVLIVDDDEMITNLLRTVIEPEAEVEVAVNGMDANARLSEHEYDLVFLDLRMPGGSGQTVIDHLRETDADTRPKVIVLSAVANENTRLDESVVTAIIRKPFDPTNIAAIVRRYLSEA
- a CDS encoding MerR family transcriptional regulator is translated as MYNRGVAREPKGVKIGEVCRIADVQPYVLRHWESEFEQLAPKKTGGGQRLYSQDEVAIILRIKELLYGEGFTIPGAKKKLAAEVRGGKLLEEAEPAPPSDEASKLLRETRNELKALLRILDR